Proteins co-encoded in one Populus trichocarpa isolate Nisqually-1 chromosome 10, P.trichocarpa_v4.1, whole genome shotgun sequence genomic window:
- the LOC7498038 gene encoding PRA1 family protein D: MSQFVSSFFKETTKPLTSGRRPWSVFLDLTLLNLPSSIHDTTTRITQNVLHFLVNYSIILLIILSLSLLNHPLVLIALFITLIAWLSLYFSREEPLWFLGYQVSDWVVLVVLFVVDFLVVIWGGVFQNVVVGGGIAVVLMLLHAALRSTDDLVADDIETSPYANLLSDDDGDYNAPPTGGL, encoded by the coding sequence ATGTCCCAATTCGTGTCTAGCTTCTTCAAAGAAACCACAAAACCCTTAACATCAGGTCGACGTCCATGGTCCGTTTTCCTAGACCTCACCTTACTGAACCTCCCCTCTTCAATCCACGACACTACCACAAGGATAACCCAAAACGTCCTTCATTTCTTGGTTAATTACTCCATAATCCTCTTGATTATCCTCTCCTTATCCCTCTTAAACCATCCCCTGGTGCTAATCGCCTTGTTCATTACTCTAATTGCCTGgctctctctttatttctctcgcGAGGAGCCGCTTTGGTTTTTGGGCTATCAAGTGAGTGACTGGGTGGTGTTGGTTGTGCTCTTTGTGGTTGACTTTTTGGTTGTGATTTGGGGTGGGGTTTTTCAGAATGTTGTCGTTGGTGGTGGGATCGCTGTCGTTTTGATGCTTCTGCATGCTGCGTTGAGGAGTACGGATGATCTTGTTGCTGATGATATTGAAACCTCGCCGTATGCCAACTTGCTCTCTGATGATGATGGTGACTATAATGCTCCTCCAACTGGTGGCTTGTAG